The genomic region CGTGGTGCAGCAGACCGCCGATGTACCAGCGGGCGGTGTCGGACAGGCCCGCGTAGCCGGTCTCGTCGTAGAAGAGCGGCTCACCGTTGAGCCAGAGGCTCTGGTGGGTGTGCATGCCGGAGCCGTTGTCACCGAACAGCGGCTTGGGCATGAAGGTGGCGGTCTTGCCGTTGGCCCAGGCCTCGTTCTTCACGATGTACTTGAAGAGCTGGAGCTGGTCGGCGGCGTGCAGCAGCGTCGAGAACCGGTAGTTGATCTCGGACTGGCCGGCGGTGCCCACCTCGTGGTGCGAGCGCTCCACGGTGAAGCCGGTGTCGACGAGCCGGCGCACGATCGAGTCGCGCAGGTCGGCGTAGTGGTCGACCGGCGGCACCGGGAAGTAGCCGCCCTTGTACGCGGTCTTGTAGCCGCGGTTGCCGCCCGGCTCCTCGCGGCCGGTGTTCCACGCGCCCTCGACCGAGTCGATGTAGTAGAACGACTGGTGCGCCGAGGTCTCGTGGCGGATCGAGTCGAAGATGTAGAACTCCGCCTCGGCGCCGAAGTAGGCGGTGTCGGCGATGCCGCTCGCGGCCAGGTACGCCTCGGCCTTCTTCGCGACGTTGCGGGGGTCGCGGGTGTAGGCCTCACGGGTGAACGGGTCGTGGATGAAGAAGTTGAGCGCGAGGGTCTTCTGCGCACGGAAGGGGTCGATGAATGCGGATGCGACGTCCGGGAGCAGGAGCATGTCCGACTCGTGGATCGCCTGGAATCCGCGGATCGACGAACCGTCGAACGCAAGGCCATCGGTGAAGAGGTCGTCGTTGACAGACTCGACCGGCAGGTTGAAGTGCTGCATCACGCCGGGCAGGTCACAGAAACGAACGTCGACGAACTTCACGTCCTCGTTCTTGAGGTATCGCAGCAGTTCCTCGGGGTTGGCGAACACACATCCTCCTGGCACGTCCAACGGGGTGGCTAGGCTTTCGGCGACGCTATGGCCGGGGGGTTGCCCGGCCATGTCTCCTGTGTTTCTGCCGTGTTACGTCACTCCCGGAGCGTCAGCAACGCTCCTGTTCACGTACTCAGACCGCGTGATCCACGATACCGGCTGGGGCAGTGTAATGACATCTGATGCCAATAGCCCGATTCGGCACGCGGTGCTGGCGGTACTCGTGGCCCTGATTTCTGACACGGATACCCTTGATCACTGTGACCAATCCGCACGCCCCGGCAGCGCCGGCCACCGACCCCACCTTCACCCCGCCGACCCTGGGACGGCGGTTCGGAGCGCTGATCATCGACTGGGTGCTCTGCCTGCTGGTGGCAAACATCTTCGCCGACCCGGTGCGCGACGGCTGGGCGCCGGTGCTGGTGCTGATCCTGGAGTACGGCATCTTCCTCGGCCTGTTCGCCCAGACACCAGGCATGTACATCACGAAGATCCGCTGCGTGAACTGGCTCGACGGCGGTCGGATCGGCCTGCTCCGGGCGTTGGGCCGCGGAGTGCTGCTGGCCCTGGTCGTACCCGCACTGATCATGGACGAGCACCGTCGCGGCCTGCACGACCGGCTCACCGGCTCGGTCATCGTCGACGCGCCCCGGTCCTGACCTCACAGGGCGGGTCCGGCGCAGACTGACCACCGCCGCGGCGCCCGGACAGCGCCGGCACAACGCGCGGGAGCCGGGCCCGTGGTGGGCCCGGCTCCTCACACGGTGTACGTCGGAGGTGTCAGCGCCCCCGCGACTGGCGGAACGCGCCGCCCTGCGGCCGCATGTTCTTCGGGATCGCGCCCTTGGGCATCTGTGGCCGGGCGGTGAGTGCCTTGAGCCGCTTGTCCAGCGCGTTGACGTCCTTGCCGCTGAGCGCGCGGGGCAGCCGCAGCAGGGTCGTGCGCAGCTTGCGGACCGGCAGCTCGCCCTCCTCCTGCCCGATCACGTAGTCGTGCAGGGGAGCGGAGCCGATCACCTTGGCCAGCCGCCGCTTCTCCTGCCCGAGCAGGCCGCGTACCCGCTGCGGGTTGCCCTCGGCCAGCAGGATCACGCCGGGCCGGCCGATCACCAGGTGCACCATGTCCATCTGGGTCGTGGAGCTGACGGCCGGGGTCACCCGCCAGTCGCCGCGCATGTTCTCCATGATCTGCGCCGCCGCGCCGGGCTGCCCCTCGGCGGCGTTCATCATCGCCTTGTTGGACCGCAGGTTCAGCACGATCAGCACCGCGAGCAGGGTGAACAGGATGCCCACCGGCAGCCAGATCCAGCTCCAGAGGATGACCGCGGCCACGGTGAGGGCGAGGGGGATGAGCACCGCGGCGGCGACCAGAGGCGTGAACCACCGGTCCTGCTTGGCGGTGAACTTGAACACCATCCCGATCTGCTTCAGCCGCTGGCCGAACGAGACCTTCTCCTGGGGCTTTGCCATGCCGCAGAGTCTAGTGGGCGCCGCCGACCCTGTTGATCCGCGTCCGGGTGCTCGTCGGCTGAGCACCGTACGTCCCCTCGGACGCCGGGGCTGCCCGCGTGCGTGGCCGGGCTAGGGGAGGGTGCGGTCCCGGTACGCCGGGATGTCAGGTGTCCCCGGAAAGGGGTACACCGGGCCGGCCGGGTTGCCGGGTGTGATGCCTCGCGGGTCCGAGATCACTTGCCGTCAAGCCGGGCCAGCCGGCTCCGGGTGTCGTCGGCGGCGGGGTCGCCGAGGCTGTCGTAGATCTCGGTGGCCCGGCGCCACGCCTTCCCTGCCGCGGCCAGGTCGCCCATCGTCGCCCGGACGTCGCCGAGCCGGACCAGCGTCTCCGCCTCGTGGTACCGGTCGGCGGAGTCCCGGAACAGCCGGATCGACCGTTCGTAGAGGTCCACGGCGTGCTCGTGCGCGCCGAGCCGCTCGTGGGCGAAGCCGAGGCTGTCCAGGGTGGCTGCCTGACCGTTGCGGTCGTCGATCTTCTCCTGGAGGGCCAGCGCCTCGGTGCAACTGGCGATGGCGAGTTCGTATTCGCCCGTCGTGGCGTAGATGTACCCGATCGCGTTCAAGGTGCGCCCCTCACCGGCGGCGCTGTTGGCCAGGCGGTGCAGCCGCAACGCCTGGCGGCCGTAGACGAGCGCGTCCTGCGGCTTGCCGACCTCGTACGCCAGTTCCGTGCGACTGTGCAGCGTCTGCGCCTGGCCGGTCAGGTCGCCGATCCGCTCGTACAACTTCAGCGCGCACTCCAGTCGACGCTCGGCCACGTCGTGCCGGTTGAGCCGCAGTGCGGCGCGTGCCAGCATCCGGTTGGCCATTGCCTGTCCGCCCAGGTCGCCGGCCGTCTCCGCCGAGGCCACCGCGATCTGCTGCACCGTGAGCTGGTCCTGCCACAGACCATGCGGTGCCAGGAACGCGGTCAGCGCCCAGGCGAGCTGCCAGGCGTAGGTGCCGAAACCGGTGTCGGCGGCCTGCCGGACGATGCGCACCAGCACCCGGCGTTCGGCCGCGAACCAGTCCAGCGCGGCCTGCCGGCCGGCGAGCGGGGTGGCGAGGCTGTCCGGCAGCTGGGGCATCGGCGGGATCGGCGCCCACTGCGGCTGCAGCAGTCGCGCCGCCGGATAGGCCTGGTGCAGGTAGTGGTCGTAGAGGCGCTGGTAGGCGGCGCGGCGATGGTCGTCGCGCGTACGGGACGCGGCCAGTTCCGCGGCGTAGGTGCGGAGCAGGTCATGCAGGACGTACCGGCCTGGCTGGTGCTCGGTCAACAAGTGCAGCCGGGTCAGCTCCCGCAGTGGCGCTATGACGGCGGCCGGCGTCTGCCCGCTCAGGGCGGCCGCGACTCCAGCTGTGAGATCCGGCCCGGGATGCAGGCCGAGCAGTCGGAACAGCTCCGCCGCCTGCTCGCTGAGCGCCCGGTACGACCAGGAGAAGACGCGCCGGACGTCACCGTCGTCGAGTGCGTCCAGTAGCGCCTCGTGTCGGCGCAGCTCGGTGGCGAAGGCGGTCAGCGGAAGTGTGGGTTTCGCCGCCATTCGAGCCGCCACGATCGACAGGGCGAGGGGCAGGCGCCCGGCGGCGTCGATGATGCCGGTCACGGCGTCCGGCTCTCCGTCGATCCGTTCGGCCCCCAGCCAGTTGCCCAGGAGATTCCGCGACTCCTGCTCGGTCAGGACGTTCAGTGTCAGCGGCTTCGCCCCCTCCACCCTGATCAGGCCGTTGAGCTGGTCACGACTGGTGATCACGACCGCGCAGAAGCCGGTGCCCGGCAGCAGTGGGCGTACCTGGTCGGAGTCGCGGGCGTTGTCGAGCAGGATCAGCATGCGGCGGGTGGCCAGCAGGCTCCGGTACAGCCCGATGCGGGCGTCCGTGGTGGTCGGTATGCGGGCGTCCGACACGCCGAGGGTCTCCAGGAAACTGCGCAGCGCCTCCGCAGCGGACACGGCGTCGACGTCGTCGTAGCCGCGCAGGTTCAGGTACAGCTGGCCGTCGGGGAAGCGATCGGCCACCCGGTGTGCCCAGCGCAGCGCCAGTGCCGTCTTGCCGACGCCGGCCATGCCGCTCACCGCGGAGATGACCACGGTGGTCGGCCCGGCCGTACCGTCGTCCAGCCAGTGATCGAGTCGGGACAGTTCCGGCTCGCGCCCGATGAAACGGGGCAGGGCCAGTGGCAGCTGGGCGGGCCTGCGGTCGTCCCGTTGCCGGGCCGCCGGATTGCCGGTGACCGGACCTCCGGTCGCCGGGCCTCCAGCGGCCGGACCTCCGATCGCAGGACCGGGGGCGCCGGAGGCGAGCCGGTGGTGCAGGATGCCGTCGCGCAGCCGGACCAGTTCCGGTCCCGGATCCAGCCCGGTCTGCTCGGCCAGCGCGCCCCGGGCCTGCTGGAAGGCGTCCAGCGCGCCGGACACGTCGCCCGTGTGGTAGAGCGCGGTCATCAGGTGCGCCCACGCCCGCTGCCGCAGCGGATGCTGTTCGACGAGCGCGCGGAGCCGCTCGATGACCCCCGCCGCCGCGCCCGCGGCCAGCCGTGCCGCGGCGTGGTCCTCCTCGGCGAGCAGTCGCCGCTCCACCAGCCGCCGGATCCTGCGCGCCAGCAGCGGGCTGTGCGGCAGGTCCGACAGCGGCGCGCCGCGCCACATGTCCAGCGCGTCGGCGAGGTGCATGGCTGCCTGTTCCGGTTCGCCGGCGGCCAGCGACGCCCGGCCGCGCGCCACCGCCGCGTCGAACCGGTCGAGGTCGCGCTCACCCGGCGACAGCCGGATCAGGTAGCCGCCGGCGGTCGCGGTGATCCGTTCCCGTCCGCTGGGGCCCAGCGCCCGCCGCAACCCGTGCACGTACGTCCGAAGGTTCGCCGTGGCCGACGCGGGCGGCTCGTCCGACCACAGGACGGCGAGCAGTTCGTCGGTGCCGACCACCTCGTTCGGCCGCAGCAGCAGCCCGGCCAGCAACAGCCGCTGCTTGACCGACGGGAGTGGCACCTCGACGCCGTCACGCGACACCCGCAGGGGGCCGAGGAGATCCAAATTGACGATGATCGAGGAGCATAGCCCGTCCCGGAAACCGGGGAAAGTCGAGCGATGTGCGTCCGATGTATCCAGCATGTGCGCGCGCCGTTGTAGCGTCTGCCGGCCGGCGCTCAAGGATCGCACACAGCGCCGAAATACGACACATCCTATTCGAACGGTCCCAGGGGGGTCGTCCGTCATGGGGATATCCAAATAGGACAAATCAGTGCCGGGCGGTGAAGGGAGGGGCCGGTCAGGCGGCGTACGGCAGGACGCGTCCCCCAAAGCAGGGACCTGTGCCGGACACGCCCATTGCTAGCGTCGATAGGGCCTCATAGATCACTTGTTGCAGGCCGACGATGCCGTTTCCGGCGGCAGTCGCTCGACCGAATACGCGATTCTGCCCTATGGCGATAAATGAGGAGACCGAACCCAACCCGGATGGCAAAACCGTATAAACGGTAACCATGTGATTGCGGGGACATGCGTGATTCGCACCGATCTAGTGGTCAGCTCACCCATTTTCCTTGTTGGCCTCGTACAGACCCTGACAAACGCCGGAATCAAGATCGTCGCAGTTCGCACGTCGCCGGACGAGGATCCGAACTGGCTTGCCGACGCCGTACTCATCGACGTCGACGCATTGTCGCCGCCGAACGAATTGGATCAGATCACCGTCGCCGCGAAGAGTACGGCTGTCCTGGTCCTGGCCAATTACGAGGACGACGGCGCGAGCTACCTCGAGGCGGGCGCATCCGGAGTGATCTGCAAGCGCGAGTCGATCGAACGACTCGTCGAGGCCATCCGGGCCGTCACATCGGGGTACTGCGTGTCGTCCGGCGCGACCGACGCGCCGTCGGCCGCGCGGCGGGCCGATCCGCCCGCCCACCACCTGTCGGAGCGAGAGGAGCAGGTCCTCCGGCAGATTTCCTGCGGACTGACCCACAGCCAGATCGCCACCCGGCTCGGAATCAGTCCGCACACCGTGGATACCTACGTCAAACGAATCCGCGCAAAGATCGGCGCCGGCAACAAGGCCGAACTCACGCGGGCCGCCCTGCTCGGCGGCATGATTCGCGACGCGCCCCCGCCTCCCGAAGGGCGTCCGCCCAGGCCCGTGGAGCCCGCCGCCTGAACCCTGTCCCGCCTTCACGGGACAGGGCACGCGGATAGCGCGGTCCGTACGTTCCGGGCGACCTGAGGAGACGCCGTGGTCCAGTTCGAGATCTGCCCGAACGGCGAGTGCCTGTCCGACGATCAACGCGCCGCCGCCCTGGCCCAGCCCAGCTTCGGCCGGCAGTTCACCGACCACATGGTCACGGTGCGCTGGACCGAGGAACGCGGCTGGCACGACGGGCGGCTGGAGCCGTACGGCCCGTTCACGCTCCCGCCGGCCACCTCGGTGTTCCACTACGGGCAGGCGGTCTTCGAGGGCATGAAGGCGTACCGGCACGACAGCGGCTCGATCGCCCTGTTCCGGCCGATGGCGAACGCGGAACGGTTCAACCGCTCCGCGCGTCGGCTGGCGATGCCCGAACTGCCGGTGGACACCTTCGTGCGGGCCGTCGAGCTGCTCGTCACGCAGGACCGCGACTGGGTGCCGCCGGGCGACGGCAACAGCCTCTACCTGCGGCCCTTCATGATCGCGACGCAGCCCGGACTGGGCTTCACCCATCCGTCGAGCAGCTACCTCTTCTGCGTTATCGCGTCCCCGGCGGCGCCGTACTTCGGCCCGTCCGGTCCCCGGGCGCTGACCGTGTGGCTGTGCGACGACTACGTGCGCGCCGCGCCGGGCGGCACCGGCGACGCCAAGGCGGCGGGCAACTACGCCGGCGCGTTCCTCGCCACCCGGCAGGCCACCGCACAGGGATGCGACCAGGTGGTGTGGCTCGACGCCGCCGAGCACAGGTGGGTCGAGGAGATGGGCGGGATGAACCTGTTCTTCGTGTACGGGGGGTCCCGCCCGCGGATCGTGACACCGAAGCTGACCGGCGCCCTGCTGCCCGGCATCACCCGCGACTCGCTGCTGACCCTGGCCGGAGAGCTGGGCATGGCCGCCGAGGAGGACCGGATGAGCACGTCGCGGTGGCAGTCCGACTGCGCGTCCGGCGCGCTCACCGAAACCTTCGCCTGTGGCACCGCGGCAGTGATCTCGCCGGTGGGTACGGTGCGGTCCACCACCGGCGACTGGCAGATCGGCGACGGCCAGCCCGGTCCGGTGACGCACCGGCTCCGGACCGCGTTGCTGGACATCCAGTACGGCCGAGGGCCCGATCCGCACCACTGGGTGCACAAGGTCTGCTGACACCGACGTCGCGAACAGGAGCGCCGGTCGTGCGATTCAACAGCCGGACACGGAACACGATCGACTCGCCGATCAGCGCGGCCTACGACCTTGTGGACCTGCGGGAGAACGACGGGGCACTGCTCGACGTCGCGCAGGCGGCGCCGCAGTACCCGCCGGCGCGGGTCGTCGTCGAGCACATCGTGCGGACGGCACGTGCCACGGACGGTGGCGCGTACACCGAGGTGCCCGGTCTGCCCCGGCTGCGTCGTGCGTTCGCGGCCGAGCTGAGCCGCGACTACGGAGGGACCGTAGGGGCCGACAACGTGGTCGTCACGGCCGGCTGCAACCAGGCGTTCAGCCTGGTCGCCGCCGCCCTGGCCGGGCCCGGTCACGAGATCGTGCTGCCGCTGCCGTACTACTTCAACCACGACATGTGGCTGCGGCTGAACGGCATCAGGCCTGTCTACCTGGAGCCCGGGCCGGACCTCGTGCCACGCGCCGCCGACGCCGAACGGCTCGTCACGCCCCGTACCCGCGCGATCGTGCTGGTGACGCCGGGCAACCCGAGCGGGGTCACTGTCGACCCGGACGGCATCGCGGCGTTCGCCGCGGTGGCCGAGCGGCACGGCATCGCGCTGATCCTCGACGAGACGTACCGGTCGTTCCGCGACACCGACGCGCCGGCGCACCGGTTGTTCGCCGGCCCGCACTGGGAACGCACAGTCGTCAGCCTGCACTCGTTCTCCAAGGACCTGGCCATTCCCGGCTACCGCGTCGGCGCCGTGGTCGCCTCCCCGGAACTCAACCGCGAGGTGTGCAAGCTGCTGGACTGCGTCGCGGTCTGCGCGCCGCGCATCGGGCAGGAGGCCGCCTGGGCGGGCCTGACGTACGCCCGAGGGTGGCGTTCCGTCCGGGCCCGGGAACTCGCCGATCGGCGGGCCTGGTTCACCGACACGATGGCCGCCCGGCCCGGCGGCTTCGAGCTGCTCTCCTGCGGTGGCTTCTTCGCCTGGCTGCGGCATCCGTTCCCGGGCCGCTCCACCGACGACGTGGTGCGCGAGCTGGTGGTCAAGCACGACACGCTCGTCATGCCGGGCACTGCCTTCCTTCCGGACGACCGCCGCACCGTCCGGGTGAGCGTGGGCAACCTCGACCGGGACGCGATAGCGGCCCTCGCCCGCCGGTTCGCCGACGCGGGCCGCTGAACCGTCGGGTCAGTAGATGATCCGGTCGTCCGCCGCAGGCCGCCACGCCCGGGAACCGCGCAGGTTACGGGTGATGTTGAGGCGCTTCAGCCAGCGGTCGGAGCCGTCGTAGCGCGCCCGGAACGACTTGCGCCCGTGCACCGCCCGGAAGTTGTCGACGAACAGGCAGTCGCCGGGGCGCAGGCGGACGTCCTGCATGTGCGCCTCGATCTGGTCGCACAACGCCTGGAACGCGCCGAGCGACCGCTCGGACCAGCCGTCGGTCTTCATGTGGTACGGATCGAGCGCCATGTACGGATCGGTGCGGTCGCCGAAGAGCACCGGCCGCTTGACCGGGTCGTCGTTCCACGACTGGATGAGCGCGAAACTGCGCCGACGCAGCCGGTCGACGACCGGGTCGCCGGTGGACTCGGAAGCGTTCTCCGGACGGTGCGAGTTGTCCGGCATCTGGGTGAACTCCGACTCGAACAGGGCCTCCACGTCCAGCGCGGACCAGTCGAGGTCACCGGCGTCGCACGCGACGGTCTCCACCAGGTCCGGGTTCTTGAGGCACATCAGCGCCACGTAGTCGCCCCGGCAGGGATGGAACGCGTCCTCGGTGTGCCAGGACAGGTGCTGGAGACTGTTGGAGCCGATCTCGTAGTGCTCGTGCCCCTCGATCGGGAGCACGTCGTGCATGATGCGGCCGTCCTGCTGGGTCGCCCAGCCGAACACGTCGCCCAGCACGGAGCCGCACAGCAGGAAGAAGATCTCCTGCGGCAGGGCGGGGGAGTCGTACTGGCTGTTGCGCCAGTGCGGCGGCGTCGGGCCGAGCTGCTCCAGCTCGATCTCGAGGCCCGAGATCAGGCAGAGGGCGGACGGCTCGCCGAGGCGGTACTCCTCAAGGAACTCCAGCACATGCGTCGGCAGAAGCCGCGCGAGAACCGGTGCCCGCCGGATCAACCCCGGCTCCTCGATGGTCTTGTACGCCCTCGCGAGCTCGCTGAGCATCGGTGTCAATGCCGCGTTGTCCGCCGGAGTGAGCGTCAGGTGATGCACGCGTGGCCTCCCGCTGGCCGAGGTGGTCCGCCGACGGCGACCTGCCGTTGCAGCCTATGGTCGCGGGCTGCGGCCCTGCGGTCCCCGGTAGAGGGGACAGGTGCACCGACCCCGGCGACCCTAGGTTCGTCCTAGAAATCATCTGCTGGGTCCACGCCGTAGCCCGTCAGCCGGCGTGCCGACACCCTCGGGACTGACATATGACCGAGCTTGCCAATCTGACCACGATGGAAGTCGACGCACTGTCCGACGTCGACGGTGGCCTCAACCTGACCGACGGGCACGCCCGGCTGGATCTCTCCACCGAGCAGGCCGCGATCGTGGCTCGGCTCCCCGAGATGTTCACGACGGCGACCCGTCGGTCCTTCCCGTCGATCGAGACGGCGGCCCACCGCGCGTTCCTGGACGCGATCGGGCAGCACACCGCACCGGTGGGTACCGGCCGGATCCTGAGCTGCTACTCCTCCACGCTTGCCACCGATATCGTGGCCCGCGCGCTGCCGGCCGGCGCCACGATCGCCGTGTTGCACCCGACGTTCGACAACATCGCCGACCTGTTCACCACGCGCGGCCTCAAGCTGGTGCCGCTGAGCGAGGAGGCGATGCTGGACCAGTCCTGGCCCGGCGCCCCGGTGCAGGCGATCGTCCTCACCCATCCCAACAACCCCACCGGTCTGGTCACGCCGGAAGGTCACCTGCGCTCGCTCGCCGAGCATGCCGTCGAGCACGGGCAGACCGTCATCATCGACGCCAGCTTCCGGGGCCAGGTCCGCGACGCGCAGTACGACACGTACGCGGTCCTCGACGCGGCCGGCGCGGACTGGATCACGATCGAGGACACCGGCAAACTGTGGCCGATGCACGAGCTGAAGATCGGGCTGCTGGCCTACAGCGAGCGGACCGATCTGCCCCTGGAGCGGGCCTTCTCCGAGTCGCTGCTCGCCGCTTCGCCTGTCGTGTTGCAGCTGGTCGAGGCGCTCGCCTCCGACTGGGTGAACGGTGGCTACGAGCGTGCGCGCGATCTCGTGGAGCGCAACCGGGCGGCGGTACGGGAGGCGATCGAGCCGGCCGGCCTGCGACTGGCCGACCCGACCTCACAGATCAGCGTGGCCCGCATCGGCCTGCCGCAGAACGGGCCTGACTCGTCGCTGCTGTACAAGGACATGCGCGAGCGGGGCGTGCACGTGCTCCCGTGCGCGCCGTTCCACTGGGCCGACCCGGATGGCGGCCTGCGCCTGATCCGGCTGTCCCTGGCCCGGCCGTTCGAGACCGTCCAGACGGCCGCCCAGACGCTCGTCCGCGCCTACCGCGAACTGGCCGCCGCCAACTGAGGAGCCGCCGCGCGCCCGGGGACGGGAAACCGCCTCAGGCGCGCGGCGGCCGAACGTCTTCCCGCAGCACCCGGTCGAGCAGCGCGAGACCCGCGGTGAGCTCGGCGGTGCTACCGCCGAATCCGAGCCGGACGTGGTTGCGGTAGGCCTCGCCGAAGCACACGCCTGGTACGAGCAGCACCCGGTGCTGCTCGGCCAGCCGGCGGCAGGAGGCGACGACATCCGGTTGGCCGAGCAACTCGACGAACGCGGCCACCCCGCCGGCGGGCGGGCTGAGCCGCACCAGTTCCGGCCGGTCCGCCGCCCAGTCGATGAGCAACTGCCGGTTGGCGCGGGCGTGCTCCCGCTGCATGGCCACGATCCGGTCCGCGTGCCGGACCGCCTGCTCGGCGAAGAACTCCAGGACCGGCGAGACGTACAACGCGATGTAGTCGCGCAGCACCGCCATCCGGGCCAGCAGCTCCGGGGGCGCGACACACCAGCCGACTCGCAGCCCGGCCAGGCCGTAGCTCTTGGAGAACGTGCCCCACACGATCGACCGCTCGTACTCGACAGGGATCGGCAGCGGGTCGGCAGTGTAGGTGAGTTCGCCGAACGCGTGGTCCCACACCAGCCAGGCACCCGCATCGGCGGCGATCGCTACCAGTTCCTTCTGCTGCTCGGCAGTGATGGACACACCTGTCGGGTTGTGCGGGAAGTTCACGACGATCATCCGCGGCCCGTGCGCCGCCAGCTCGCGCAGCACGGACAGGTCGGCGGCGAACCCGGCGTCCGGGTCCAGCTGCCACCGGGTCACCCGGCAACCCCGGGACGCCGCGATGTCGTACAGCTGCTGGTAGGCGGGGTCGAGCACGATGATCTCGTCACCCGGATCCAGAGCCAGGTGCATGACCAGGTAGATCGCCTCGCTGGAGCCGTGGGTGACCATCATCCGGTCGACGTCGCCGCCGGTCCACCGGTCGGCCAGCGCGGCACGCAGCCGGTTGCCGCCGTAGCTCTCGCTGTCGTGGAACACCATCTCGTCGAGCTCGGACAGCTCGAACCCGCACAGGGCGCGGAACTCGTGCATGGACAGGTCGCGTACCCCGCTGCTGCCGATGTCGTGGTCAACCTTGTGGTAGTAGTCGCGCATCCAGGCTTCGAGGTGGGCAACGGCGATTTCCATGTCGAAGTCCGTCCCAATCGGTGACGCTGGCGCGGTGCGACCAGGCGACCGGATCCGTCGCCCGCCCACGGTATGCAGGCGGACACCGCAGCGCATGTCGCGGGAAGCCGGGACGACCGGTCCCGGCTTCCCGCCTGCGGTGTCAGGGTTGCGGTGTCGCCCGTGATGCGCGCCCGTCAGCCGCCCGGCGGGCGGGCTAGTCGGATGCAGCAACCGGCGCAGATCTTCGCCTCCGGCAGAGTGAAGGCCAGGCAGCAGGTGTGGCGCTGGACTGTCGCGCCGCCGTCCGGCCCGGGAAGCAGGTCCACGAGATCCCGTACGCGGAGCGCGGTGAGCAGCGTGTCGACGTGGTCGACGGCATTGCCGGGCAGCGTGTGGGCGGCCCTCAGCACGGCGTGCGCCACGCCCGAGGCGAGCGACCCGCGCAACGAACGGGAGCTGACGCGGGCCACCGTCCGGATGTGCGTCAGCATCGGGCCGAGGTGCGCGTCCACAAGGGCTCCGCGTAGCGCGGTGAGCAGACCGGCCTCGTCAGTGGCCACCTCGACCCCGCCCCCGCGCGCCGTCGGATCCCACGGCAGCACCGCCACGCGTACCGACGGGCGGAGGGCGACGGTGAGCACCGAGTCGGGCGAGTCCAGACGTACCACCACATCGGTCGCACGGACCAGCGGA from Micromonospora profundi harbors:
- a CDS encoding aminotransferase, producing MRFNSRTRNTIDSPISAAYDLVDLRENDGALLDVAQAAPQYPPARVVVEHIVRTARATDGGAYTEVPGLPRLRRAFAAELSRDYGGTVGADNVVVTAGCNQAFSLVAAALAGPGHEIVLPLPYYFNHDMWLRLNGIRPVYLEPGPDLVPRAADAERLVTPRTRAIVLVTPGNPSGVTVDPDGIAAFAAVAERHGIALILDETYRSFRDTDAPAHRLFAGPHWERTVVSLHSFSKDLAIPGYRVGAVVASPELNREVCKLLDCVAVCAPRIGQEAAWAGLTYARGWRSVRARELADRRAWFTDTMAARPGGFELLSCGGFFAWLRHPFPGRSTDDVVRELVVKHDTLVMPGTAFLPDDRRTVRVSVGNLDRDAIAALARRFADAGR
- the vioC gene encoding arginine beta-hydroxylase, Fe(II)/alpha-ketoglutarate-dependent codes for the protein MHHLTLTPADNAALTPMLSELARAYKTIEEPGLIRRAPVLARLLPTHVLEFLEEYRLGEPSALCLISGLEIELEQLGPTPPHWRNSQYDSPALPQEIFFLLCGSVLGDVFGWATQQDGRIMHDVLPIEGHEHYEIGSNSLQHLSWHTEDAFHPCRGDYVALMCLKNPDLVETVACDAGDLDWSALDVEALFESEFTQMPDNSHRPENASESTGDPVVDRLRRRSFALIQSWNDDPVKRPVLFGDRTDPYMALDPYHMKTDGWSERSLGAFQALCDQIEAHMQDVRLRPGDCLFVDNFRAVHGRKSFRARYDGSDRWLKRLNITRNLRGSRAWRPAADDRIIY
- a CDS encoding aminotransferase class I/II-fold pyridoxal phosphate-dependent enzyme, whose translation is MEVDALSDVDGGLNLTDGHARLDLSTEQAAIVARLPEMFTTATRRSFPSIETAAHRAFLDAIGQHTAPVGTGRILSCYSSTLATDIVARALPAGATIAVLHPTFDNIADLFTTRGLKLVPLSEEAMLDQSWPGAPVQAIVLTHPNNPTGLVTPEGHLRSLAEHAVEHGQTVIIDASFRGQVRDAQYDTYAVLDAAGADWITIEDTGKLWPMHELKIGLLAYSERTDLPLERAFSESLLAASPVVLQLVEALASDWVNGGYERARDLVERNRAAVREAIEPAGLRLADPTSQISVARIGLPQNGPDSSLLYKDMRERGVHVLPCAPFHWADPDGGLRLIRLSLARPFETVQTAAQTLVRAYRELAAAN
- the vioD gene encoding capreomycidine synthase; its protein translation is MEIAVAHLEAWMRDYYHKVDHDIGSSGVRDLSMHEFRALCGFELSELDEMVFHDSESYGGNRLRAALADRWTGGDVDRMMVTHGSSEAIYLVMHLALDPGDEIIVLDPAYQQLYDIAASRGCRVTRWQLDPDAGFAADLSVLRELAAHGPRMIVVNFPHNPTGVSITAEQQKELVAIAADAGAWLVWDHAFGELTYTADPLPIPVEYERSIVWGTFSKSYGLAGLRVGWCVAPPELLARMAVLRDYIALYVSPVLEFFAEQAVRHADRIVAMQREHARANRQLLIDWAADRPELVRLSPPAGGVAAFVELLGQPDVVASCRRLAEQHRVLLVPGVCFGEAYRNHVRLGFGGSTAELTAGLALLDRVLREDVRPPRA